From a single Synechococcus sp. MW101C3 genomic region:
- a CDS encoding NAD-dependent epimerase/dehydratase family protein — MRIFVTGGTGFIGSHFLKVALEAGHEVLAVRRYETSHPAIPLPSEPTWIQRDLNDLQSTDLSGCDVVVHLASAGVSPKQASWRELVQVNVVGSTHLIATAQTAGVDRVIVAGTCHEYGASASRYEAIPPDAPLEPLSLYGASKAAAFHLLCAYARTHRVKFCYGRIFTAYGEGQYHGNFWPSLRAAALRGVDFPMTTGLQIRDFIPVEKVSSVLLARCDRTDIHVGQPRVENIGSGRPQTLLAFAEQEWRRLGANGSLLPGSITSRHDEMERIVSLVSQ; from the coding sequence ATGCGGATCTTCGTCACTGGCGGCACAGGCTTCATAGGTAGCCACTTTCTGAAGGTAGCCCTAGAGGCTGGACATGAGGTGCTGGCCGTTCGCCGCTATGAAACGTCGCATCCGGCTATTCCTTTGCCAAGTGAACCCACCTGGATCCAACGAGATCTAAACGATCTCCAATCGACAGACCTGAGCGGTTGTGACGTGGTAGTCCATCTTGCCTCGGCAGGGGTAAGTCCAAAACAGGCTTCCTGGCGAGAGCTCGTGCAAGTGAATGTCGTTGGATCGACTCATCTAATTGCAACCGCTCAAACTGCGGGGGTTGATCGCGTAATTGTGGCAGGAACTTGTCACGAATACGGAGCCTCGGCCTCCCGATATGAGGCGATTCCACCTGACGCGCCTCTGGAACCTCTCAGTCTCTATGGTGCGAGCAAGGCGGCTGCATTTCATTTGCTATGTGCTTATGCACGTACACATCGCGTCAAGTTCTGCTATGGACGGATTTTCACAGCCTACGGGGAGGGTCAGTACCATGGCAATTTCTGGCCCTCCCTCCGCGCAGCTGCTCTTCGTGGAGTTGACTTTCCCATGACCACAGGACTACAGATTCGGGACTTCATTCCCGTGGAGAAAGTTTCATCCGTTTTGCTTGCGCGATGTGACCGAACGGATATTCATGTAGGCCAGCCACGCGTTGAAAACATCGGATCTGGGCGACCGCAAACTCTGCTTGCCTTCGCCGAACAGGAATGGCGGCGCCTAGGCGCCAATGGAAGTTTATTGCCAGGCTCAATAACATCTCGCCATGATGAGATGGAACGAATTGTCTCCTTGGTTTCACAATAG
- the rfbH gene encoding lipopolysaccharide biosynthesis protein RfbH, which yields MTDLIALKQEILELTRRYAREAHAAFRPGVDPDRLPWQEGQAIPYAGRVFTEDEVEAAVGATLDFWLTLGSEGAAMENELAAFLGVRHSLLVNSGSSANLVAISALTSHKLPAGKRIRPGDEVITVAAGFPTTVAPIVQVGAVPVFIDADPITGNARCDQLEQAFSAGKTKAVMMAHALGNPFDLATTLAFCRKHDLWLVEDNCDALGCSYSMPRDLAESLGFSENSPGLDEGPDRVIRWTGTWGDISTQSFYPPHHLTMGEGGAVNIVRDQKLKVVAESFRDWGRDCWCPSGVDNTCNKRFGWQLGELPAGYDHKYTYSHLGFNLKPLDTQAAIGRVQMRRLPAFIEARKQNWQVLRAGLERHAAWLDFALPTHATGWNADGSFDWDETGCRTICSWFGFKIAVRPKAPFSRTQLAQELDAHRIGNRMLFGGNLLRQPAFVQLREDNPEALRVATSVEGSDEIMNTILFLGTYPGLSEAMLQNEVDVIANFCLANAGTASAA from the coding sequence ATGACTGACCTGATTGCCCTGAAACAGGAGATCCTCGAGCTCACCCGCCGCTACGCCAGGGAGGCCCATGCAGCTTTCCGGCCGGGTGTGGATCCGGATCGGTTGCCATGGCAGGAGGGGCAGGCGATTCCCTACGCCGGCCGGGTGTTCACCGAAGACGAGGTGGAGGCTGCGGTTGGAGCCACGCTGGATTTCTGGCTCACCCTGGGATCCGAAGGTGCGGCGATGGAAAATGAGCTGGCGGCATTCTTGGGGGTGCGGCACAGCCTTTTGGTGAACTCGGGATCGTCGGCAAACCTTGTGGCGATCTCGGCGCTCACGAGCCACAAGCTTCCCGCTGGCAAACGGATCCGGCCCGGCGATGAGGTGATCACGGTGGCGGCGGGGTTCCCCACCACCGTGGCACCGATCGTGCAGGTGGGTGCGGTGCCGGTGTTCATCGATGCCGACCCGATCACGGGCAATGCCCGCTGTGACCAGCTGGAGCAGGCCTTCAGTGCCGGCAAGACCAAGGCGGTGATGATGGCCCACGCCCTGGGCAATCCATTCGACCTGGCTACCACACTGGCCTTCTGCCGGAAGCATGATCTCTGGCTGGTGGAGGACAACTGCGATGCGCTGGGCTGCAGCTACTCGATGCCCAGGGACCTAGCAGAAAGCCTCGGATTCAGCGAGAACAGCCCAGGGCTGGATGAGGGGCCGGATCGGGTAATCCGCTGGACGGGAACCTGGGGTGACATCAGCACCCAGAGCTTCTATCCACCACACCACCTCACGATGGGGGAGGGGGGGGCGGTCAACATCGTGCGGGATCAGAAGCTGAAGGTGGTCGCCGAGAGCTTCCGCGATTGGGGGCGCGATTGCTGGTGCCCCAGCGGTGTGGACAACACGTGCAACAAGCGCTTCGGTTGGCAGCTGGGTGAACTACCGGCTGGGTACGACCACAAGTACACCTACAGCCACCTGGGTTTCAATCTCAAGCCCCTCGATACCCAAGCAGCGATTGGCCGGGTGCAGATGCGGCGCCTCCCGGCGTTCATCGAGGCACGCAAGCAGAACTGGCAGGTCCTGCGCGCTGGGCTTGAGCGCCATGCCGCATGGCTTGATTTCGCCTTGCCCACCCATGCCACCGGCTGGAATGCTGATGGATCGTTTGATTGGGACGAAACCGGTTGCCGTACCATCTGCTCCTGGTTTGGCTTCAAGATCGCCGTGCGGCCGAAGGCTCCCTTCTCTCGTACTCAGCTAGCTCAGGAACTCGATGCACACCGCATCGGCAACCGCATGCTGTTCGGGGGAAATCTCCTGCGCCAACCGGCCTTCGTCCAGCTGCGTGAGGACAATCCGGAAGCCCTGCGGGTTGCTACCTCTGTGGAGGGCTCCGATGAGATCATGAACACAATTCTGTTCCTTGGCACCTATCCCGGGCTTTCAGAGGCCATGCTCCAGAACGAAGTCGATGTGATCGCAAACTTCTGTTTGGCGAACGCCGGTACCGCTAGCGCTGCTTAG